Sequence from the bacterium genome:
TATCTTTTTCTAACATTTATCTGTTTGATTGGAAGTTCAGTCCTTTCACTTCTCGGTCCGTATCTTATAGGGAAAGGAATTGATAATTATATAATACCAAAATCTCTCTCTAAATTTGGCTTTTTTCTCCTTTTTTTATTAGTAATATATATCTTCAATTCTATCCTTTTATACATACAGGGTATTACAATGGCAAATATATCCCAGATGATTGGATTTGACTTAAGAAAAGATGTTTTTGAATGTCTCCACAAACTTTCTCTTAAAGTTATTGATAGAAGACCTATCGGGGATATAATGAGCCGTTTTACCAATGATATAGATATGATAAACACGAGTATTGCAACAGCAACAATCCAGTTTTTCTCTGGAGTTATTATGCTTATAGGAACCATTGTAATGATGGTTATTTTAAGTCCAATTCTCACATTATTCAGTATGATACTTATTCCTCTTATGGTTATCACAACAAAGATTATATCTGGAAAAACAAAAAGATACTTTTTACTTCAACAGACAAAACTTGGTGAGGTTAATGGAATTGTAGAGGAGAATATTACTGGTTTGAAGATAGTAAAAATTCTGGGGATGGAAGAAAAAGAAATAAGGAAGTTTGAAGAAAAAAATTCTGAACTCAGGGAATATGGTATTATGGCACAGAAACTTTCAGGTATTGTCCCTCCTTTAATGAATTTCCTGAACAATATAAGTTTTGCTATTATCGGTGGGATAGGAGGCCTTTTTGTTATAAAAAATATCATTACTATTGGCACTATAGCAAGTTTTATAAACTATGTGAGGTTTTTTACAAGACCATTAAATGAGGTTGCCAATCAGTTCAATGTTATTCAGGGGGCAATAGCAAGTGCGGAAAGGATTTTTGAAATCATGGAGGAAGAAAAGGAGAAAGAAGATACAGAAGAGGAAGTAAGAATTGATGATATAAAAGAAACCATTGAGTTCAGAAATTTGTGGTTTTCTTATAAAGATGAGAATTATGTTCTTAAAAATATTAATTTTCAAATTTCACCAGGTAAATTAATCGCAATTGTAGGACCCACAGGAGCAGGAAAGACAACTATAGTAAACCTCCTCGCTAGGTTATATGAGATTAATAAAGGTGAAATACTATTTGACGGTACAGATATAAGAAGAATAAAAAAGGAA
This genomic interval carries:
- a CDS encoding ABC transporter ATP-binding protein/permease, translating into MSERDKFQEQEKFRFHHGPFFGPPGPGRHLHLTTERPRQTIKTLKNLFKYLKKYRLYLFLTFICLIGSSVLSLLGPYLIGKGIDNYIIPKSLSKFGFFLLFLLVIYIFNSILLYIQGITMANISQMIGFDLRKDVFECLHKLSLKVIDRRPIGDIMSRFTNDIDMINTSIATATIQFFSGVIMLIGTIVMMVILSPILTLFSMILIPLMVITTKIISGKTKRYFLLQQTKLGEVNGIVEENITGLKIVKILGMEEKEIRKFEEKNSELREYGIMAQKLSGIVPPLMNFLNNISFAIIGGIGGLFVIKNIITIGTIASFINYVRFFTRPLNEVANQFNVIQGAIASAERIFEIMEEEKEKEDTEEEVRIDDIKETIEFRNLWFSYKDENYVLKNINFQISPGKLIAIVGPTGAGKTTIVNLLARLYEINKGEILFDGTDIRRIKKESLRSIFGVVLQDTYLFSESVRENIRYGNLEATDREIEEVCKAINADEFILTLPLKYDTVLSDGAQGLSHGQKQLIAIARAILSNPKILVLDEATSSIDTKTEMTIQKSMSTLMKGRTSFVIAHRLNTIKNADLILVIKEGEIIEKGTHRELMDKKGFYWGLFTSQFGEISE